One window of the Tissierella sp. genome contains the following:
- a CDS encoding CD1247 N-terminal domain-containing protein, producing the protein MEYLMQKVSYLKGLADGLGVDESTKEGKLLLHIVDILEEFADVLDETIDNQVELEEYVNFIDEDLADVEDELYGTDDDYDDDDDFDFDDFDDCCDDEDCCCHCGDDDEDEE; encoded by the coding sequence ATGGAATATTTAATGCAAAAAGTATCTTATTTAAAGGGTTTAGCTGATGGCTTAGGTGTTGACGAAAGCACTAAAGAAGGCAAATTACTTCTTCATATAGTAGACATATTAGAAGAATTTGCTGATGTATTGGATGAAACTATCGACAATCAAGTAGAGTTAGAAGAGTATGTAAACTTCATCGATGAAGATTTGGCTGATGTTGAAGATGAGCTATATGGTACTGACGATGATTATGATGATGACGATGATTTTGACTTTGATGATTTTGATGATTGTTGTGATGATGAAGATTGTTGCTGTCATTGTGGAGACGATGATGAGGACGAGGAATAG
- the spoIIIAA gene encoding stage III sporulation protein AA: MVRDSRIFDLLLENISEELRRIMIQIPYSFKEKSEEIRLRNGKPLSISCEGVDYFITLDGRVKSSSSGAIIINEEHIQSTFQIISNYSVYAYMEEIRNGYITIKGGHRVGIGGKVVYGPNGIETIRNISSLNIRIGREKIGISEFITPYLLEDTGIFYSTLIISPPQCGKTTLLRDIIRNLSDGNISLNRKGFKISVVDERSEIAGVYNNIPQNEVGIRTDILDGCLKSDGIMMAIRSMSPDIIAVDEIGGKKDIEAINEALRAGIKLIATVHGSSLKEVMEKRSMDELFKENVFERFIILDRSKGVGTIKELIDGYNFKSIDLKKRD; the protein is encoded by the coding sequence GTGGTAAGAGACTCTAGAATTTTTGATTTACTATTAGAAAACATATCTGAAGAGTTAAGAAGAATAATGATTCAAATTCCTTATAGCTTTAAAGAAAAATCTGAAGAAATTAGGCTTCGGAATGGTAAACCTTTATCCATTTCATGTGAAGGTGTAGATTATTTTATTACATTAGATGGTAGAGTAAAATCTAGTTCTTCAGGAGCAATTATTATTAATGAAGAGCATATCCAATCTACATTTCAAATAATCAGTAATTATTCAGTATATGCATATATGGAGGAAATTAGAAATGGATATATTACCATTAAGGGTGGTCATAGAGTAGGAATAGGTGGAAAAGTAGTTTACGGACCGAATGGAATTGAAACAATTAGAAATATTTCATCTTTAAATATTCGGATAGGAAGAGAAAAGATAGGAATATCTGAATTTATTACTCCTTATCTATTGGAAGATACAGGAATATTCTATAGTACTCTAATTATATCCCCTCCCCAATGTGGAAAAACAACTTTACTTCGGGATATTATAAGAAACTTAAGTGATGGTAATATATCATTAAATAGGAAGGGATTTAAGATAAGTGTAGTAGATGAAAGGTCGGAGATAGCAGGAGTATATAATAATATTCCACAGAACGAGGTAGGAATTAGGACAGATATTTTGGACGGCTGCCTAAAATCTGATGGTATCATGATGGCAATTAGATCCATGTCCCCAGATATTATAGCAGTGGATGAAATTGGTGGAAAAAAAGATATTGAAGCTATAAATGAGGCTTTGAGAGCGGGCATTAAGTTAATTGCAACTGTGCATGGTAGTAGTTTAAAAGAAGTAATGGAGAAGCGGAGCATGGATGAATTGTTTAAGGAAAATGTATTTGAAAGGTTCATAATACTTGATAGATCAAAAGGTGTAGGTACAATAAAAGAGTTAATAGATGGCTATAATTTTAAATCTATTGATTTAAAGAAGAGGGATTAA
- a CDS encoding stage III sporulation protein AB: MALIKLLLVSSIFFTCSIIGYIYSRKFSLRLENLMYLEQCIKILETEIVYGATPLPEALSNVYNKGNSRVSFIFNEIKEDLLTNKRGQVHNSFLSIEDNLYNNLYLRKEDVETFLSLGRVLGTSDRMDQQKNFLLIYNQIAALILEAKFERNKNEKLYKSLGIITGIGIIIILI; the protein is encoded by the coding sequence ATGGCATTAATCAAATTGCTTTTAGTATCATCAATATTCTTTACCTGCTCTATAATTGGCTACATTTATAGTAGAAAATTTTCATTAAGATTAGAAAACTTAATGTATTTGGAGCAATGTATTAAAATCTTGGAAACTGAGATTGTTTATGGAGCAACACCTTTACCAGAAGCATTATCAAATGTATACAATAAAGGGAATTCCAGAGTTTCCTTTATATTTAATGAGATAAAAGAGGATTTGCTTACTAATAAAAGGGGTCAAGTACATAATAGTTTTTTGTCCATAGAAGATAATTTATATAATAATCTTTATTTAAGGAAGGAGGATGTTGAAACATTTCTTTCTTTGGGCAGAGTTTTAGGAACATCAGATAGAATGGATCAACAGAAAAACTTTTTATTAATCTATAATCAAATAGCTGCTCTTATTTTAGAAGCGAAATTTGAAAGAAATAAAAATGAAAAACTATATAAGAGTTTAGGAATCATAACAGGGATAGGGATAATAATTATACTGATATAG
- the spoIIIAC gene encoding stage III sporulation protein AC — protein sequence MEIDLIFKIAGLGMLVAIIHTLLDKSGKEEYGFIVTLVGLVIAFGVVISLVSKLFENIKVLFRL from the coding sequence ATGGAGATAGACTTAATTTTTAAAATAGCTGGATTGGGGATGCTTGTAGCAATCATACACACTTTATTAGATAAATCTGGAAAAGAAGAATATGGATTTATTGTAACTTTAGTGGGGCTAGTTATTGCCTTTGGAGTTGTAATTAGTTTAGTTAGTAAGCTATTTGAGAATATAAAAGTTCTATTTAGGCTTTAA
- the spoIIIAD gene encoding stage III sporulation protein AD gives MEIIKIIGIGMVATVLSVILKRTRPEFALLISILTGIIIFTMILGELSYVIETLNDLSRRVNIEFTYFSTILKIIGIAYLIEFGAQVSRDADEDGIAMKIELGGKVIIIVLAIPILLALIELIIKILP, from the coding sequence ATGGAAATCATAAAAATAATTGGTATTGGAATGGTTGCCACCGTTCTTAGTGTCATTTTAAAGAGGACAAGACCAGAATTTGCTTTATTAATAAGTATATTAACTGGAATAATAATTTTTACAATGATTCTAGGAGAACTATCCTATGTAATTGAAACTCTGAATGACCTTTCTAGACGGGTTAATATTGAATTCACATATTTTTCTACTATCCTTAAGATAATTGGAATAGCATATTTAATTGAGTTCGGTGCTCAGGTTTCAAGGGATGCTGATGAAGATGGTATAGCAATGAAAATAGAACTGGGTGGTAAAGTTATTATTATAGTACTAGCTATTCCAATTTTGTTAGCTCTGATAGAATTAATAATAAAAATACTTCCTTAA
- the spoIIIAE gene encoding stage III sporulation protein AE, whose amino-acid sequence MKKIYIIMFMYILLASSFVYAEDESLSIIDKQINSLNIHEVEKILDDTINESETLLKIDTKNLLLNLIKGEISLSFTDVLKSISMIFLKELNASLILLAKILVITLISSILTNLQSTFENGSIAELGNYISYALIALLVISSFNQAMELAKGAIDKMVGFMQAILPILLTLLTAASGPNTRMLFHPMILMTVNLIGFLAKTIIIPLIYFSFIISIVSNISNRLEFSKLSELGRQLITFIITGALTLFIGIITIYGLGSKIDGLTIRTAKFAVDKFIPIVGGFLSDAVEAVVGCSAILKNGLGFIGLLTLLFICILPVIKILVILLMYKVIAVVIQPIGSSNLVEFFNQVGKSLLLILISLISTATMFFITITIIVEAGNNLLMLR is encoded by the coding sequence ATGAAAAAAATTTATATCATTATGTTTATGTATATTTTATTAGCTAGCAGTTTCGTTTATGCCGAAGATGAAAGCTTATCCATAATAGATAAGCAAATAAATTCTTTAAACATTCATGAGGTAGAGAAAATATTAGATGATACTATCAATGAAAGTGAAACCTTGTTAAAAATAGATACAAAGAATCTATTGCTTAACTTAATAAAAGGTGAGATTTCTTTAAGTTTTACTGATGTTTTGAAATCTATAAGCATGATATTTCTAAAAGAATTAAATGCATCACTAATATTACTGGCCAAGATTCTCGTAATTACTCTTATATCTTCAATACTAACAAATTTACAATCAACCTTTGAGAATGGATCTATTGCAGAACTGGGTAATTATATATCCTATGCGCTAATTGCATTATTAGTTATAAGCAGCTTTAATCAAGCTATGGAATTAGCTAAAGGAGCAATAGACAAAATGGTCGGATTTATGCAAGCAATTCTCCCAATTTTGCTTACTTTGCTTACAGCTGCATCTGGCCCGAATACTAGAATGTTATTTCACCCTATGATACTTATGACAGTAAATCTAATTGGATTTTTAGCAAAAACGATAATTATACCATTAATATATTTCTCTTTCATTATTAGCATAGTTTCAAATATATCTAATAGGTTAGAGTTTAGCAAATTATCCGAACTAGGCAGGCAATTAATTACTTTCATAATAACGGGAGCCCTAACATTATTTATCGGAATAATAACCATATACGGTTTAGGATCAAAAATAGACGGTCTTACAATTAGAACTGCAAAGTTTGCGGTAGACAAATTCATACCCATTGTAGGTGGATTCCTTTCTGATGCAGTTGAGGCCGTGGTTGGATGTTCTGCAATATTGAAGAATGGTCTTGGATTTATTGGATTACTGACTTTATTATTTATTTGCATTTTACCTGTTATCAAAATTCTCGTAATACTTTTAATGTATAAGGTAATTGCTGTTGTAATACAACCTATTGGATCAAGCAATTTAGTGGAATTCTTTAACCAAGTGGGAAAATCATTACTCCTTATACTTATTAGCCTTATTTCAACAGCGACAATGTTTTTTATCACTATAACTATAATTGTAGAAGCAGGAAACAATTTACTAATGCTAAGGTAG
- the spoIIIAF gene encoding stage III sporulation protein AF produces MSIISFISSWLKDIVVLFILISIVELIMPKGNMKRYINLVIGLLIVYTIINPFTKLLKLDFSLDQEVFNYFQEEEILSSHNFSIQQDELIENLYKDKIIKELTEVVEDNTNYSIIDISIGIKNSKEEYGEIDFFNLIVSKKDKKDNNDKKIAIKKIVPVDAGNNSEIQSKVESNEVNELKDFISSKYSIEKEKIAISYYEKEKSDTNE; encoded by the coding sequence ATGTCAATTATATCTTTTATTAGCTCTTGGCTAAAGGATATAGTGGTATTATTTATACTAATTTCCATTGTAGAACTTATTATGCCTAAAGGAAATATGAAAAGGTATATAAATCTTGTAATAGGACTACTGATTGTATATACAATAATAAATCCCTTTACTAAACTGTTGAAATTAGATTTTAGTCTAGATCAAGAAGTATTTAATTATTTTCAAGAAGAAGAGATATTAAGTAGTCATAATTTCTCTATACAACAAGATGAACTCATAGAAAATCTATATAAAGATAAGATAATCAAAGAACTAACAGAAGTAGTTGAAGATAATACAAATTATAGCATTATAGATATTTCAATAGGAATAAAAAACAGTAAAGAAGAATATGGAGAAATTGACTTCTTTAATCTTATAGTTAGTAAAAAGGATAAAAAAGATAATAATGATAAGAAAATTGCTATAAAGAAAATAGTACCTGTAGATGCAGGAAATAATTCGGAAATACAAAGTAAAGTAGAGAGTAATGAAGTTAATGAGCTAAAAGACTTTATATCAAGTAAGTATTCAATTGAGAAAGAAAAGATAGCTATAAGTTACTATGAAAAGGAGAAGAGTGATACAAATGAATGA
- a CDS encoding sporulation stage III protein AG — protein MNEILEKIKKYLDKVNNKKFINNLLIILMVSIILLIVANNLMSSEKESDKENSGDYRIDYSYDTEKDYSSYLEKKLVDILEKFQGVSKVSVMITLENTEEKITANNTTKTTENTIEKDSEGGTRETIREDVNIQVLTKGNDEELMVIKEIKPKVQGVIVVATGVDDPEIKEMLYEAVKTVLGIKGNKVQVYSSK, from the coding sequence ATGAATGAAATATTGGAAAAAATAAAGAAATATCTTGATAAAGTAAATAATAAAAAATTTATTAACAATTTACTCATAATACTTATGGTATCAATCATACTTTTAATTGTAGCTAATAATTTAATGAGTTCTGAAAAAGAAAGTGATAAAGAGAATAGTGGTGATTATAGAATAGACTATAGTTATGATACGGAAAAGGACTATAGTAGTTATTTAGAAAAGAAATTGGTAGACATTCTAGAGAAATTTCAAGGGGTAAGTAAAGTAAGTGTTATGATTACCTTAGAAAATACCGAAGAGAAGATTACTGCTAACAATACGACTAAAACTACTGAAAATACAATTGAAAAAGATTCGGAAGGAGGTACTAGAGAAACTATTAGAGAAGATGTAAATATTCAAGTATTAACTAAAGGCAATGATGAAGAGCTTATGGTAATAAAAGAGATTAAGCCAAAAGTACAGGGAGTTATTGTCGTTGCAACAGGTGTAGACGATCCAGAAATAAAAGAAATGTTGTATGAAGCAGTTAAGACTGTATTGGGAATAAAGGGTAACAAGGTTCAAGTATATTCAAGTAAATAA
- a CDS encoding SpoIIIAH-like family protein, translated as MFKIKRPAIIGILVVLLVFTGYLQHQLTQQAQLKSSKDYQNHEMLELVNNDNESDDLVEDTAKDNPVVDSEEMIDIIDSAKTDETQALEAMHTEASMSTKNYFVEYRLSRDKLRASLVDRLDEIVNNANTTEVIRTDAQKEIMKIGNNSEVELQIEGLIKAKGYDDAIVFLTDKDIKIVVSALELGEQDMVKILDIVKSETEYNTNNIKIMKKQ; from the coding sequence ATGTTTAAAATCAAAAGACCGGCAATTATTGGTATACTAGTGGTATTGTTAGTATTTACAGGATATTTGCAACATCAATTGACTCAACAGGCCCAACTAAAGTCCTCAAAGGACTATCAAAATCATGAAATGTTAGAATTGGTTAACAACGATAATGAATCAGATGATTTAGTGGAAGATACTGCTAAAGATAATCCTGTTGTTGATTCTGAGGAAATGATAGATATAATAGATTCAGCAAAGACTGATGAAACTCAGGCATTAGAAGCTATGCATACAGAAGCAAGTATGAGTACAAAAAATTACTTTGTAGAATATAGATTATCAAGAGACAAACTAAGAGCGTCTTTAGTTGATAGATTAGATGAGATTGTAAATAATGCGAATACTACAGAAGTAATTAGAACAGATGCCCAAAAGGAAATAATGAAAATTGGAAATAATTCTGAAGTAGAGCTTCAAATAGAAGGTTTAATAAAAGCTAAAGGATACGATGATGCAATAGTATTTCTTACAGATAAAGACATTAAAATTGTTGTATCTGCATTAGAACTTGGTGAACAAGATATGGTTAAGATCCTTGATATTGTTAAATCAGAGACTGAGTATAATACTAACAATATTAAAATAATGAAAAAACAATAG